AGCAATGTCTTCCATAATGTCATACATCGCGGCTGCCTCAATTTAGCTGAATATGAAAATATTAACGGGGAAATGAAGAGATTTCTAGCAAAAGTAGATACTCCATTTGTCAATGCCCTTGATGTTTACTTTAAAGATACCTCCTATTTCGCAGTGTCCGCCCTTGGAAGTAATCCGGTCGATCAACAGGTCAGCGGCATTATTAGTCCCGTCCGAGTGGATGAACCGTTTATTTGGCTTCTTTATAAGCTGGGGTATATAGAAGGGAGAAATGGTCAGTGAGCGGAAAAATTCAACAGCAGATGTATACTCGAGAACGTGGCGGAATTTTTCACGCCACCGACGGGTATGACACGATTGCAATATCTGAAGGCCTCGATCAAGCCTTTGTAAAAAAATACTTGCATCCGTTCTGTATTTATCATTCTCCTAAAACCTTAGCAGAACGCAGCGAAAAGGATACCGCACTCTACCCTGAGGCCGTAACAATGTTTCAGCCGGAAACTGGTGATCTCGTTATCGGTCAGGCCGTGTTTGTGCCCGCTGATTTTACTGGTACTCGGAGTACGTATTTTATGCACAACTACATTATTCCAAAAGCGCTAAAGGAAAAATGGATTAAGCAGCCGGAGAAGCTGTTTCAAATAAATGACTTTCAAACTTCCTATGATATGGCGCATGGGAAAGTTCTGACAGAGCGAGAGATTGTTGGGTATGAAGCTAGGGAAGTTCTTTCTGTAAAAAGTAACTTGCTAGGGGCGTTAGGCATTACGGAGATAAATTTTAAACAGCTTTTATTTGCGGTCATGTCCTCGATAGCCGGTAAAAAAAAGATCTTCATCTCGCTAAATGCACCGCTTCAAGATTATTCGAAATATGCCATGCAGCTGCTGGAGTTGATTTTTCTTTATCTACCATATTCCCACCGCAGGAAACTAGGGGCAATGACCTTTACAAGTGAACCAGAAACAAAAAATTATATCCATGTCATGTTTTTTGAGCCGGGAACATTAAATACTAGAGATCGTGCCATCGAAAAACAATTTATTTTTGATTTTGCGAATAACAGAATATCTGGGGTGGATCTATCTGACCAGCAGCATGAGTATTTGGAGTTGGCCTTACACCATTTCACTCATTCAAAGCGGATGGATGATTTTTTTGAGTTTGCTGAAATGGCCCTGGCTGGTTTACCTGAATCAACAAAACTGGAATTAGCGAGCTATTACCAGTTGACCGACATATATCTGACTGTACGTTATAACGATTTCTCTTTATATGCAAAAAATAAAGCTGGCTTTTTACATAGTCTGATGAAGTTTTTACAGATTAATAGTAACGAAAAGCCGGATTTGAAGGGGCTGTTCTTGACACTATTGAAAGAGGAAAAAATCGCCCCAGACAAGGCTCCAGCCCTCGATTATCTTAATGCTGTGGTTTCCATTAATGCCATTGTGAGGTCTGATGAGGCACTTTTCTTTATTCTTGAAACACTTACGTATTATCAACATGACTCGCATTTCCATCAGTTATGGAAAGTAATTGAACAGGACATGCCTACCCATGAGGCACTCGTCATGTTTATGAACGAGCATCAAGATTATGGAAGCCTTCTTGAGCTGTATCTTAATGAACGATTTAAACACCTCTTTCCTCTGGAGGACATCCTAAATGAATTAAAAACAATGGTGGGAACACCTTATCTATTTGGCATTGAAAAGTTTAAATCGAATGTCAGAAATAGGATTGCTACTGCTATCAGCACCGATAGTGACCCTTTCAAAGCCGTACAGGCAGTGGAGAGTTATATCGTTGACCTGCAAAACGCCGACTTTGGCGAGTTTAAACAGGATATACTGTCACATACAAAGCTTGCCTTATTACGTTCAATTCGTTTGCAGGATCTCACGTTACCGGATATCAAAGCATTCGGAAAGATTTTTACAAAGGAACTTAACGTAAGAGATTTAAAAGATGTGAAGGTAAAGGAAAATTATCTGATCACCAATACCCTATACCAGCTAATCAATATCCCTTCACAAGATGAAAACTTCAGCTTAAAGCCATTAACTGTTGCAGCCCGCGAACAGCTTAGAGGGATTCTGCAACGAATATTAAGAGACCATCCGTCTCCGGAACAATTTCAATTACTGTTCATCGCCTTTGAAACAGAGTTTGATGGTGTTGATTATCAGGGTGTATTGGATTACTTAATCAAGCACAGTGATGACAAAACGCTGCTGTCCTTTGTTAGAGGAAACGCTCGCCTCGTAGACATTGACTTTGGCTACAGGAGGGCATTACGAAAATACTTCATTAGTCATCCAAAATCGCTTTGGAAAAATAAAACGCTTCGGAAGGAACTACAATTAATCAAAAACTACAGTCTTAAACAGTTACTGAAGGAAGTGGAAACAGAAGCTGCCAGCCCTGTGGTCAAATTCCTTAAAAAGAATGGACTGAAGCTGTTAATGGCCTTAGTCATTGTTGGCGGTGGGGCATGGTGGATGTTGGACAGTTTTTTTGGTACTGACAGCTCTGTACCGAAAGCATCCAAAACGGCTGTGTCTAGTAAAAATAATTCTGAGAAAGAACAAAAAGATAAACTTACCGGCACCCCCATTTCGCTTGATTTGTTTCATAAAGCAACTATGGATGTTGACGGTAAATCCTTTTCTTTACATCTTGACGGCAAGCAAGTAAAAAATATTATTGGAAAAGCCCAACCTGATGGTAGCAACAGCACCCTTTTGACTGATAACGAGGGCGGACAATGGCCTTTGAATTTAACAACTGATTCAGATACCCAACGCCTCTTTGATCAAAATGAGCTGCTAAATGATGGGGTCTCACTCTATGGAATCGAACATGATTTTACCGGGGATGACATACCTGAAGTCGTAATCGTCGCAAGCAACAGTATATCGGATTCTTATGTTTGGGTTTATTCGTTGAAACTTAAATCGAATCCCCTACATCCTATTTTAGAAAAGAAAGGACGTTCAACCGTACAGTTAGACGGGAATAAACTCATTTTTCCAGACTACGAGGTTTACCAATATTCAACCGAGAGTCAAAATTTTGTTAAGCAAAATAATTAATTTGTCATCGAGAGCCTTCCTTACGGGATGCTCTATTTTTTTGCCTTCTACACTCTCTGCAAAAAGACGGCAAAAAATGTCGATAAATAATTCTATATATTTTGGTCATTAATAGTTAAGTTATCTATGGTTTAGATGGTAAAATGATATTATATAACGAACAAAATGTTATTTTAAAGCGAAATTATCATTTAGAAGCTTAATGGCAGTGGGGGTGTATATAAATGTTAAAAAAATGGATTAGTAGTTTTGTAGCAGCAGCTTTTATTTTTGGTATAATAGGAACCTTTAATGTACGCGCGGAGGGTCCTGATTATGCTGCTTCTAGAATAGAGGGTGTTATGGTCGTTGATGTCAGCCGGTCGATGCTTTCCAGTGACCCGAACAAAATCAGTAATGAAGCGATGAAGATGTTTGTCGATATGTCATCTCTAAAGGGGGATAAGATCGGTGTAGTTGCCTATGGGAATGATGTAACTGCAAAAAAAGACATCGTCAAAATCCAATCAGAGAAGGATAAACAGGCGATAAAGGATTTTATTGATTCATTAGGATATAATCCGAATACTGACATGTCTGTTGGACTAACAGAAGCGGTAAAATTCTTAGATGCCAGCCATGAAAAAGAATATTTTCCGTTAATCGTCCTACTTGCAGATGGTAATAATGATCCAGACAAGACAAAGGGCAAAACCGCCAAGCAAGCCGATGAGCAAACTGCCCAAGCAGTGGCTGATGCTAAAACAAAGGGTTACCCTATTTATGTCATTGGTTTAAACGCCGATGGCAAGCTGAACAAGGATTTACTCCAATCGATTGCCACAAGCACGAACGGAAAATTTTTCGAAACAAGTAATGCAAATGATCTTCCAGGAATCTTAAGTGAGATTTTTGCCGATCATTTGAAATTAAAGGTCGTCCCAATCAAAGATGTTGTTGCAAAAAATGAATTCCAAGATATAAAAATCACGATCCCGAATGAAAATGTATTAGAAGCAAACATTTCTCTTGTTTCAAGCAAGCCAGTAGAATTGAAATTAGTTGACCCGTCCGGCAAGGATCAGGCCATTCCATCAGATAAAATTAAGCTGACAAAATCGAAAAATTACTCCATGCTAAAAATAATTTCTCCCCCACAAGGAGATTGGACACTTAAGGTCAAGGGATTTCCAGAAGATAAAGTGGATATCAATCTTGTCTTTAATAATGATTTACAATTAAAACTTGCCCCGCTTACAAAGGAATTTAAAGCAGGCGATCAGGTCAAGATTTCCTCCTTCTTTGAAGACAACGGGAAGAAAATTACCAACAAAGACATTTACCAAACACTGAAAGCGACTCTTTTTGTCAAGAATTTGGATACAGGAAAGTCTGAGGAAATCCCATTAAATGCAAGCGATAAAGGATTTGCCGGTCAGTTCACTCTAGGAGATTATGAAAACGTTGAAATAATGGTGAAAGCGGAAAGTGACAGCTTTTTCAGGGAAACCCAGCCGCAGAAGCTCACTATCCTAAATGCCACAGCTGAACCTGTTGCAGCTGAGGTGAGCCCGAATGGGACAAAGAAATGGCAGCATCTCCCGTGGCTTTATATTATGATTGCTGCAGCTGGAGCTTTTCTTATCGCAGCGCCGATCTTTTCCATTAAAGCAAAGAGAAAGAGAGAAAGCATTGGGTTTAGTGGTCAGATTGTCGTTGAAATTAAGGATGATGTGACAGGTGAATGGACGGATCCAAAGATTAAGAAATTAAAAGCATATAAGGGAGAATTCTGTCTGAACGAGCTATTCTTGCTTGACCCGGAATTCAAAGAGACCGATCAAGTCACCTTCGTTCCAATTACAGATAATACATTACTGTTTATTAATAAATCAGACGTCCAAATCGAAATGGGAGGTGTCACGATTGATGCAGAAACCGGACACCGACTGAGACGAAATGACAAACTGTGTATGAGATTAGAAGAATTAAATAAATCAATTTACATTGCAAATGTTAGTTAGCGGAAAATCACCATTCCTAAACAAAACAAAAGCGATGAATTTCTATCCTTTTAAAAATAGAAATTCATCGCTTTTTATTACACTTCATTCTCGGCCGAGGCAGTGTCCGCCCCAGGAAGACACTGTCCACGAACGGTGCCTGACACCTATTTTACCGTTATCACAATGCAAATAGTAACTTTCAAACAGTGGCTTGCAAACGGTGACTGACACCCTATTTGTCTTCTTCAACCTTTCTTCTTCTGATGATGACGGCTCCGCCTGCTGTTAGGAGGAGTAGTCCGGCTGCGATGGTACCTGCGAAGAGTGGTTTGTTTTCATAGATTTTAACGAGTGCACTCTTTTCCGCGATTTCGAATGGCATCGTTGAGGTAATCTCATTCCCGGCCTTATCGGCTGCGACTACTTCGATTTTATATTGTTTGATTTCTTTCAACGTTGTTTTAATGAGCTGGACACCGTCTTTTGTCATGGAATCACCAGTAAATGGCTCTCCATTAACGGTGATCGATTTAATCGTATCCTCCGGATGCTCAAGACGGATTCCGACTGTCACCGCTTCGTAGTACTTCTTGTTTTTCTTAACACCCTCGTACACGACCGTCGGCTCGGTCTTATCAATAATAAATTCGACACTCATCTGTCTAATATTCCCAGCCTTATCCTTGACCTCTAAGAAAAGGACATGCTTCCCTTCTGTTTCAATTGGTGTACCCATTGTATAGGGCTCACCATCTAAAGTCAGGGAAATAATATCATATTCACTCATGTCTTTAATAAGAAGATCCGGGAGGATGTTCTTATTAAAATACTTGTTGTTAATAGGCTCCTTAAAACTAATAAAGCTAATGTCCGGCGCTGTTTTATCAATCGTAAAGACAACGGTTTGCGCACTCACATTTTTCGCCTTATCGATAATGTTTGCTTTTAACACATAATCCCTTTCGTCCTCAAGCTTCTGACCACTCTCAAATGACTTGCCATTAAGGGTAACCGTTGAATTGTCCTTATCTAAATGAAGATCATCATACTTTACTATTGGCGTGACATTCTTATTAAAAAAGCTATCCCCGACCCCTGAAATAGTTAATTTCGGTCTTGTCGTATCTAAAATGAAGCTAATATCTAACGTTGCTTCGTTTCCGGCTTTATCTTTAGCAGCCACATGATAGCGGTATTCCATTTCGGTGGCCGCGATCGGAATATGACTCTTAATGTCCGCCCCTCCATTTAGGGAAACTGATGTGATCATATCCTCTGGCTGATCCAACACAAATTGCGGCGTGAAAATTTTATTAATAAACTCCCCACTTTGGATCACACGATTTTCACCCTTGAATTTAGGTGTAATCACAGGC
The DNA window shown above is from Neobacillus sp. WH10 and carries:
- a CDS encoding vWA domain-containing protein → MLKKWISSFVAAAFIFGIIGTFNVRAEGPDYAASRIEGVMVVDVSRSMLSSDPNKISNEAMKMFVDMSSLKGDKIGVVAYGNDVTAKKDIVKIQSEKDKQAIKDFIDSLGYNPNTDMSVGLTEAVKFLDASHEKEYFPLIVLLADGNNDPDKTKGKTAKQADEQTAQAVADAKTKGYPIYVIGLNADGKLNKDLLQSIATSTNGKFFETSNANDLPGILSEIFADHLKLKVVPIKDVVAKNEFQDIKITIPNENVLEANISLVSSKPVELKLVDPSGKDQAIPSDKIKLTKSKNYSMLKIISPPQGDWTLKVKGFPEDKVDINLVFNNDLQLKLAPLTKEFKAGDQVKISSFFEDNGKKITNKDIYQTLKATLFVKNLDTGKSEEIPLNASDKGFAGQFTLGDYENVEIMVKAESDSFFRETQPQKLTILNATAEPVAAEVSPNGTKKWQHLPWLYIMIAAAGAFLIAAPIFSIKAKRKRESIGFSGQIVVEIKDDVTGEWTDPKIKKLKAYKGEFCLNELFLLDPEFKETDQVTFVPITDNTLLFINKSDVQIEMGGVTIDAETGHRLRRNDKLCMRLEELNKSIYIANVS